The proteins below are encoded in one region of Anaerolineales bacterium:
- a CDS encoding adenylate kinase, with protein MSRYIVLLGPPGAGKGTQAEAISARLNLPHISSGDIFRENLKNQTELGKMAAVYINKGELVPDDVTIAMIKERLSRPDCSNGALLDGFPRTPIQADALAAMLVEIGGQVEHVPYICVPEDVLIERLTGRWTCRQVGHVFHEKHNPPKQAGICDFDGSELYQREDDKSDTVKRRIRVYLEQTQPLIDYYQKHGVLVEIDGKKPIEQVSKDLLVALEGN; from the coding sequence ATGTCCAGGTACATTGTCCTTCTCGGTCCCCCTGGTGCGGGGAAAGGTACACAAGCTGAAGCGATTTCAGCCCGGTTGAACCTACCGCACATCTCTTCGGGAGATATCTTCAGGGAAAACTTAAAGAACCAGACCGAGCTGGGAAAAATGGCTGCTGTGTACATTAACAAAGGCGAGCTTGTGCCTGATGACGTGACGATTGCCATGATCAAGGAACGCTTATCACGCCCCGATTGCTCCAATGGAGCTCTGTTGGATGGCTTTCCACGCACACCTATCCAGGCCGATGCTCTGGCAGCCATGTTGGTTGAAATCGGTGGGCAGGTTGAGCATGTACCATACATCTGCGTGCCTGAAGATGTGTTGATTGAGCGTCTGACAGGCCGCTGGACGTGCCGTCAGGTTGGACATGTATTTCATGAAAAACACAATCCCCCAAAACAGGCTGGGATATGTGATTTCGATGGTTCTGAGTTGTATCAACGCGAAGATGATAAATCTGATACCGTGAAACGTCGCATTCGCGTCTATCTCGAACAGACTCAGCCATTAATTGACTATTATCAAAAGCACGGTGTGCTTGTTGAAATAGATGGTAAGAAACCAATTGAGCAGGTATCCAAAGACTTGCTCGTGGCGTTAGAAGGAAATTAA